The nucleotide window AACGGGAGCCGCGCCATCGTCCCCCGGCAGTCGCAGTACGTTCTCGGCGGGCTCGATCCCGACGAATCGGAGGCGTTCGAGTATCCCGTGCTCGTCAACAGCACCGCCGAACCCGGCGCGCGCCAGGTCTCGTTCGTTGTCCAGTATTACGACGCGGACGGCAACCCGCTCCAGAGCAAGCCGCTCAACGCACGGGTTGACATCGATGCCGAAAGCGATGACTTCGCGGTGGTCTCCTCCTCGTCCGACGTGCAGGTCGGCGACGAGGGGCCCGTGAGCGTCACGCTCGAAAACCAGGGCGAGAACGTCTCCGAGGCGACCGTCTCGCTGCAGTCGCTGACCGGCGATATCCTGTTCGGACGGACGGCCAACGCCACGCAGTTCATCGGCGAGTGGCCCGCCGGTGCCCAGCGTACGGTCACGGTCAACGCGACCGCGAGCAATCAGTCCGAAACTCGAAGCTACCCGCTGCAGACGTCGATCTCGTACAAGGACAGCGACGGCGATCCGGGACGGTCGGGACCGTTCACGGTTGGGATCACGCCACAGTCCGAGCAGTCGTTCGCCCTCGGAAACACGTCCAGCACGCTCAACGTCGGTGACGAGGGCAACGTCACGGGAACCATCACGAACCGTGGCCCGCAGGACGCGGGGAACGCGGTCATCAAGCTGATCTCCCAGAGTCAGAACGTCAAACCGCAGTCGACGGAGGTCGCGCTCGGCAGCCTGCCGGCGAACGGATCGACGGCGTTCTCGGTCCCTGTCGAGGTGACCGACAGCGCCGAACCCGGCGGGCAGCAGTTCTCGTTCGTCGTCGAGTACGACAACCGAAACGGCGACACGCGCCGGAGCGGCACGCTCGACACGCAGGTCGACATCGGGCCACAGCGTGACGCGTTCGTTGTCGAGCGGGCGAACGCGAGCCTCGACGTCGGCGGCTCCGACACGGTGACGCTCAACGTGACCAACAACCGTGAGAGCACGGTCAGCAACGTCAACGCGAAGGCGTTCGTCGACGACCCGCTGTCGATATCGAGCGACGAGGCGTACATCTCTCGGCTGGAACCGAACGAAACCCAGCAGATCGCCTTCGACGCGAGCGCCGGTGGCGACGCGAGCGCTGGCGAATATCCGCTGTCGGTCGACTTCCAGTACGACTCGGGCGGCGAATCGAAGCTCTCGAACACCTACGAAGTGCCGGTCGAGCTCGTCGAAGTCGAGGACGGCGGCATCCTCTCGTCGCTGTCGATCATGTGGGCGCTCGGCGCGCTGCTCGTCGTGTTCGGCATCGGCTGGGTCTGGTCACGACGGTCGTAGATGGTCGACTATCAGCGCTACATCGACTGGATCGACGAGTGGATCACCGAACGGCCGCGGACGGTGGTGATCGCGTTCGTCCTGCTCACGCTCGTCTTCGCCGGCGGGCTGGCGAACATCTCGACGGACGCCGGGACGAGCCAGTTCACCGAGGACAGCCCCGCACAGGCCGCCCTCGACGATATCGATCAGGAGTTCTCGCCGTCCTTTTCGAAGGGTAACGGGAGCACGCAGCTCATCCAGTCGGGATCGAACGTGCTCGCGAAGGACGAACTGCTGGCGATGCTCGAAGCCCAGCAGCGCCTCGAAGACCACGAGAGCCAGCGGGTAGTGTCGGCGTCGAGCGCCGCGGGCATCGTCGCCCAGACGATCGATCCGAACGCGACGACCGTCGACGCACAGATCCGGACGCTCGACGGCGCGACACAGTCCGAGATCGAGAGTGCGATCCGGACGGCCGCTGCCGGGCCCGGCTTCACGGGACTGGTGAGCAACGACTTCGACCGGCAGTCGGTATCGGCCTCGGCGACGATCGGCACCGTCCAGCACGACGTCCTAGGTGGAGTCTCCTCGTCGTCGGCCGGAACAGGAGGGTCGAGTCCGCTCATGGACATCCAGACGCGTGGACAGGAGATCGTCGGCTCCGTCGATAGCGACATCCGTGTGTTCGGAAGCGGCATCATCTCCGACGAGTTCACGAACATTATCTTCGACTCGCTCGTCATCGTCGTTCCCGCGGCGTCGCTGTTGATCCTCTTCTTCCTGGTCTTCGCCTATCGCGACCCGATCGATCTGCTGCTCGGCGTGCTCGCGCTCGTGATGGCGATCATCTGGACGTTCGGGTTCACTGGTCTCGCGGGGCTGCCGTTCTCGCAGATGCTCATCGCCGTGCCGCCGCTGTTGCTCGCGGTCGGCATCGACTTCGGCATCCACGCGATCAACCGCTATCGCGAGGAGCGCGTCCAGGACGTCGGCATCAGCCAGTCGATGCGGACCGCGACCGACCAGCTGCTGGTGGCGTTCTTCATCGTCACCGGTACCACTGTCGTGGGCTTTGCCGCCAACGGCATCAGCGGTCTCGGGCCGATCCGGCAGTTCGGTCTCATCGCCGCCGTCGGCATCGTCTTCACGTTCCTGATCTTCGGGATCTTCCTGCCGGCGGCGAAGGTCTGGGGCGACCAGCTCCGCATCGAGTACGGCATTCCGGAGTTCGGCCTCTCGCCGCTCGGCGAGGAGGGGTCGATCCTCGGTCGGATTCTGCTGGTGGGTGTTGGCGCGGCGCGGCGTGCGCCTTACGTGATCCTCGCACTCACGGTCGTTCTGACGGTCGTCTCGGGGGCGTACGCGACCGGTGTCGACACCTCGTTCTCCCAGGACGACTTCCTGCCGCCCGAGGAGCTGCCGGGCTACGTCGAGGACCTGCCCGAACCGTTCGCGCCTGGCACCTACACCGTCACCGACACGACGAACTTCCTGGAGGATCGCTTCTCGACGACCCAGGGGAGTTCGGTGACGATCTTCGTCGAGGGACCGTTACGCGCCGACTCCGCACTCGAATCCATCCAGCGCGCGAACGACGACCCGCCGGATGCGTTCGTCGCGAGCAACCGGACGGCCGACGCCGATAGCATCGTCGGCGTCATCGATGACTACGCCGCACAGTCGCCAGAGTTCGCCCAGTTGGTCGCGCGCAACGACGTCGACGACGACGGCGTGCCCGATGACAACCTCGGCGAGATCTACGACGCGCTGCTCGACTCGCCGTTCCGCGCGCAGGCGCTTCAGTATATCACCGAGGACTACCGCAGCGCCCAGGTGGTGTATTCGACCGAGAGCGACGCCTCGAACGACGAGATCGCGAGCGACGCACGGGCGCTCGCCGACCGGTATCGGTTCTCGGCGACCGCCACGGGCCAGACGCTCGTGCTCGAAGCCGTTTCGGGCACCATTCTGACCTCGGCGATCCGGAGTCTCGTCGCCGCGCTGATCGTCACGGCGATCTTCCTCGTGCTCGTCTACTACGTCATCGAGGGACGGCCCTCGCTCGGCCTAGTGAATCTCGCGCCGATCGTCGTCTCGGTCGCGCTGCTCGCGGGCTCGATGCGACTGCTCGGTATCCCGTTCAACGCACTCACGGCGACGATCCTCTCGATCGCCATCGGGCTCGGCGTCGACTACTCGGCGCACTTCGTCCATCGGTTCATCGACGAGTACCACGAGTTCGACGAGCAGCTGTTCCCCGCTCTGGAGGAGACCGTGCGGGGGACCGGCGGCGCGCTCACCGGGAGCATGCTCACGACGACGACCGGTATCGGTGTGCTCGCGCTCGCGATCACGCCGATCCTCGGCCAGTTCGGGCTGGTCGTCGCACTCTCGATCTTCTTCGCCTACCTCACGGCGATGCTCGTCACGCCGTCGGTGTTCGTCGCGTGGGAGGCGCTCACGTGAGCGAGCACGACGAGGCGGTCGCGGCGCTCAAGCGACTCGGACTGTCGAGCTACGAGGCGCAGGTGTTCATCGCGCTCCAGCGCCTCGACACCGCCACCGTCCGCGAGGTCGATCGGACGACCGAGGTGCCGCGCTCGCAGATCTACGGCGCGGCCGAGGACCTCGCCGAGCGCGGTCTGGTCGACATTCAACAGTCGACCCCGATCCAGTATCGCGCGGTCGATCTCGACGAGGCACGCACGCGCCTCCGCGAGCGCCTCGACAGGGAGGAGGATCGCGCGTTCGACTACCTCGAATCCGCCCGCCGGGAACGCGCCGACGAGAACGAGGCGCAGGAAGATATCTGGACGGTTCAAGGAACCGATACGATCGACGGTCGGGTCGTCACACTCATCGAGGACGCCGACGACCGGGTCGTCTTCGGCGCACGCGAGGAGGGGACGTTCGACGACGCCGTCGCCGACGCGCTGACGGCGTCGAGCGAGCGCGGCGTCGCGGTGACGATCGTCAATGGCGACCGAACACGCGAGCGCTTCGGCGAAGACGTCTCGTTCCGTGCGACGACCGATGCACCGAACGACGAACGGAGCGGGCGCGTGCTCGTCGTCGATGCCGACACGGTGCTCATCAGCGTCACCGGCGGCGACGGACTGCCGGCCGTCGATCACGAGGCGGCCATCTGGAGCGCCCACACGGGCTTCGCGACGGTGCTCGTCGGCCTGCTCGACGTCTGGTTCGATCAGTATCTCGAAGACGGCTGATCCACGCCTCGATCCGTACCGTGATTTTTCCGTCAGTCGTCCCACGTAGCCAGCCCGGCCAACCGCTCGGCGTACTCACCGATCGTCGTCGGGCCGAGCGCTCCATTCTCGGTGACGACCGTGATCGCGTCGGCGGGCGTGCAGTCGAACGTCGGGTTCAGCACCTCGATGTCGGCATCGCCATCGTAGACAGCCTCGGGATCGCCCGGCTCGAAGCGTGCGTCGGCGTCGGTGGCGATCTTGTCACCCGCGGCGACGGCGTGGACGGGAACGTCCTCGCGGGCGGCAGCGATGGCGACCGCACGCGTGCCGACCTTGTTCATGACGCTCCCGTCCGGGAGAATCGTGTCGGCTCCGACGAGCACGCTATCGATGGCGTGCTCGGCAAGAACGTGCGCAGCGGCCGCATCCACTACGAGTGTCACCCGTCGATCATCGTCACTCGCGAGCGCTTCGGCGACGCCGACACCCTCGCGTGCGGGCCGCGACTCGGCGATGATCACCCGCTCGACGGTCGCCTCGCGAAGCGCCTCCAGCACCGTCCCCGATCGCGAGAGCGTCAGGACGGTGCCCGAGAGCCGGGCTGCTGCTTCGCTGGCGGCCCGCGAATCGGCGTCGAGCACCCGCTGGATTCCCTGGTGTGCGGATTCCTCGATAGCCGCCGGCGTCCGTGCGTTTGCCTCCGCCATTACTCGATTGACTCGATTCTCAATGGCTGCCATGCTCGGTCGCACTGTCCGGAGATTCCGCGCGAGCGTCGCGAGGTCGTTCCAGCCGTTCGCCTCGTCTCCACCTGTCGTTGCGAGCACGCTGGCGCGATCCCTGAGCATCTCCAGTGCGCGCAGTGAGAGCCACGCCGAGCCGTGATCGCCGTCCTCACGTATCGTCTCGATTGTCGGCGCGACGCGTGCGTAGGCTTTCCAGAGATCGGGGACCGTTTCGCGACGACGGATTTCGATCGGCGAGACCCACGCGAACTCGGCGGTGGTCTCGTCGTTCGTCTCGACTGCCCGCGAGTCACAGTCGAACAGGTACGGATGGACCCGCCAGCGCGTTTCGCGGTCGGTGTCTTCGACGGTGAATGGCTTGCCAGCACGGACGAGCGAGACGGCATCGTCTACCCCCATCTGTTCACTGACCACCACGCGTGCGGCTTCGTCGGGATCGTCATCAGCGCCGTCGATGAGGCTGCTCCACCGATCGACGTTCGAGTCAATCCCGTCGCCGCCCCTGACCAAGAGTATCTCGCCGCGATTGCGGAGGAAACAGGTGACACGAGGTTCGTCCATACCAGTCGTAGCTACTCGCGGCGTTTCAAGATAGTGCGGAGAGGAGGAACCGGATTCGATCGGTCGCCAGTATTGGCACGACCCGAAGTACGGAAGTGGCTACCCGGCGATTGCCGTGTATGAACGTCTCACCCGTCACGGATCTCCCCGAAATCGGTGCCGGCGACGATCTCGCTGCGCTGATCGCCGAGCGGGCCGACGGCGACGCCGACGTGGTCTGCATGGCGAGCACCATCGTCTCGAAGGCCGAGGGCCGGGCGCGCGATCTCGCCGACTTCCCGGCCGGCCCGCGCGCACACGAGATCGCCGACCGACTGGCCGAGCTCTCCGGCGACGAGAAGGATCCCCGGTTCGCACAGGCCGTCCTGGAGGAGAGCACCGAACTCCTGATGGACGAACCGTTCCTCCTGACCGAGACGCGGTTCGGACACGTTTCGGTGAACGCCGGCATCGACCGCTCGAACGTCCCCGACAACGATATCCTCCTCCTGCCGAAACGCCCGAGCGAGAGCGCGCGCCGGCTCAGCGACGAACTCGGCGTTCCGGTGATCGTCACCGACACCTGCGGGCGACCGTTCCGACACGGCCAGCGCGGCGTGGCCATCGGCTGGGCCGGCCTGCCCGCCAGCCGCGACTGGCGCGGCGAACACGACCGCGACGGCCGCGAACTCGGTGTCACCGTCGAGTCCGTGGTGGACGAACTCGCGGCGGCGGCGAACCTCGTGCTCGGCGAAGGCGCGGGCGGGAACCCCGTCGCCGTCGTGGATGGGTTCGACGTGGACGGGTTCGACGGCAGCGACAACCTCTTTCGCGCCGTCGAGGGTGATTTCGTCCGGCAGGCGCTCCGGGGGTGGTCGTATGCAGGGCATTGAACTCACCCCGGAACGACCCACGCGACGCACCGTCGATCTCGGCGAGCGGGCCGCTCAGGCGGGGTTCGACACGATCTTCGCGAGCCACCACTACAACAACCGCGATCCCTTCGCAGCGCTCTCGCTGCTCGCCGATCGCACCGACGACGTCCGTCTCGGCCCGGGTGTGACGAACCCCTACGAGACCCACCCGGTGACGCTCGCCTCGCGCGTGGCGACGCTTGACGAACTCTCGGACGGCCGAGCGGTCTTCGGCGTCGGACCGGGCGATCCCTCGACGCTCGAAAACCTCAGCCTCGGCGAGCGCCGTGGGCTCCGCTCCGTCCTCGAATCGTTCAAAACCGCACAGGAACTCTGGGCGGGCGAGCGCGTCGATCACGACGGCACGTTCGGCGCACACGACGCCGGCCTGAACTACGAGGTCGGCGAGATTCCGGTCTACGTCGGTGGTGAGGGGCCACACATGTGCCGGATGGCGGCCAAACACGCCGATGGACTGCTGTTCAACGGTTCACATCCCGACGACGTCGCGTGGGCGGCCGATCAGGTCGACCAGGGTCTCGACGAGCGACCCGACGAGTATGGAGAATTCGATTTCACGGCGTACGCGAGCGTGAGCATCGCCGAGGACGGCGAGGCCGCACGCGAGGCAGCCCGCCCGCCGGTGGCGTTTATCGCTGCCGGTGCGCCGCCGCCCGTCATCGAGCGCCACGGACTCGACGGCGAGCGCGCGGACGCGATCGGCGAGGCGATCTCGGCCGGCGAGTTCGATACTGCGTTCGAGCGTGTGAGCGACGCGATGATCGACGCGTTCTGTATGGCCGGCACGCCCGAAACGGTCGAAAAACGGCTGTCGGCGGTGTTGGAACACGCCGACAGCATCGTGATCGGCTCGCCGCTCGGGCCCGACGTCGAGGAAGCTATCGACCTTGCTGGGGCGGTGTGCGACCGAAGCCGTCGGGAGTGAGTCCCGAGAGCAGTCCGCCGATGGCGAGATAGGCGAACAGCCCGAACGCGACGATCCAGATGAGGGTGCTCGACAGGATCAGTGCTGCCGAGAGCGGGTCGCCGAGCGCGACGCCGGTCACGATGTTCGTCAGCTCGGCGAGATTGCCGAGCAGTTCGAAGACGACGTTTGCCATACCGTTCCGTTGCTGGCGAGGGTACTTGTGCCTACTGACCCGTCTTCCAGACGAGCCCCTCGAACCGTCCCTCCAGTACCGTCTCACCCGCACGACGGCAGACGACCGCACAGGCGATCTCGTATCTGTCTTCTCGCTCGTCGACGCTCTCGGTCGTCACTTCGCAGGTAATCGGTTCGCCTGTGTAGACCGGTTCGAGGAACTCGAACTCCATCGAGCGCGCGAGCACGCCGAGCTCGCCCCCGATCTTGGTCGGGAGCGTCGCCGTGAGCAATCCCTGGACGACCAGCCGGCCTTCCGAATCGGGCTCGGTGTGGATCGCCTGCTGGTCGCCCGACACCTCGCCGAACTGTTCGACGTCCGCGTGCGTGAAGGTGCGCTCGAAGACGTGCACGTCGCCGTCCGCGGGCTCGCTCGCCATGACCACCCGTCTCGGCCCGCGCGCATAACTCCCTCGCCATCGGGAGGCGAGCTATTATACTCTCGCTGCCCGTCGTTGCGGTATGACGTGGGAGACCGTCGATCTCGACCGAAACGAGGGCGTGGCGACCATCACCATCGACCGACCGGACGCGCTGAACGCGATGAACGTCGAGACGCTCGACGCGCTCTCCGAGGCGCTCGACGAGGCACGCGACGCCCGCGCGCTCGTGCTCACCGGGGCCGGCGACGACGCGTTCGTCGCGGGCGCGGACATCGGCTACATGGCTGAGCTCTCGGTGGCCGAAGCGCAGGCCTACGCCGAACTCGGCCATCGCGTCACCGACACGATCGAGACGTTTCCCGCGCCGGTGATCGCCGCTATCAATGGCTACGCCTTCGGCGGCGGCTGCGAATTCGCGCTCGCGGCCGATCTGCGGGTCGCCGCCGAAAACGCTGTCCTCGGCCAGACCGAGATCGATCTCGGCATCGTCCCTGGCTGGGGCGGCACCCAGCGCCTCTCGCGACTCGTCGGCGACGAACGCGCCCGCCGGCTGGTCTTCTTCGGCGAGCGCGTCGACGCAGCGGAGGCTCGCGAGATCGGTCTGGTCGGCGAGGTCGTCGCCGATGGCGACCTCGACGATCACGTCGCCGACATGGCCGCCGACCTCGCGGCGAAGCCCGCACACGCCCTCCAGGCGGCCAAGGAGTCGCTGAATCAGGTCCACGAATCCCACCTCTCGGCGGGACTGACCTACGAACGCCGCCTCTGGAGCGGCCTCTTCGGCACGCACGACCAGCGCGAGGGCATGACGGCGTTCGTCGAGGATCGCGAGCCCGACTTCGAGTAACCCCGATCGTGTCGACAGCGGTCGATCCCGACGTTTAACTTCGACCGCACGCCTACCTACCGAGTATGGAGTTCTGCGACGAGTGCGGCTCGATGATGAAGACCGACGACGGCGTGTGGGTCTGCGACAACTGTGGCTACACCAAACCGCGCGACGATGCGAAGGAGGCAGCGATGACGACCACACAAGGCCAGGAGGAGACCGAAATCATCGACGTCAGCGACGCCGAGGATCGGGGACTTCCCACGACCGAAGTCCACTGCTCCGAATGTGGCAACGACGAAGCCTACTGGTACATGCAACAGATCCGCTCGGCCGACGAATCCGAAACGCGATTCTTCGTCTGTACGGAGTGCGAACACCGCTGGCGCGAGGACGATCACTAAACACCCACTTTTTTAGACGGGGGAATCGCGCTCGCTCCCTTCGGTCGCTCGCGCTCAACCCCCAACCAAAAACCTGGACTAAAAACGTCTGCTCGTTCGCGCTTCGCGCTCACTCGCAGTGAACCGCGCTCACTGCGTTCGCGCGGACGATCTTCAACACAGCACCGCAACCGCCGACCGCACAGCACCGCAGAAGCCCTCACTCGCTCCCTCCGGAAGAGCGAAGCCCTTCCGTGCTCTCGTTCGCTTCGCTCACCAGAGCTCCGGTCGCTCGTTCGCCCTTCATCCACCAGGAGAGCCGTGCTCTCCTGAGTCTGCGGTCGCAGAGCGACCGCAGACGCCAGGCACCGCCAACCGCACAGCGGCCGCACCGCTGCCGCGCGGCGGCGTCACTCCATGGCGTCGAGCAGCATGCGCGCACCGAGATCGATCTCGCGCTCGGTGACGTCGAGCGGCGGGAGGATCCGGAGCGTCTTGTTCCCGCAGGCGAGCGTGAGCAGCCCGCTCTGGAAGGCGTTTTCGAGGACCGCATCGCGGGTGTCGGCGGTGTCGAACTCGATGGCGAGCATCAAGCCCTTCCCGCGCACGTCGACGACCGATTCGGGGGCCGCGTCGCGAAGATGTTGCTTGAACTGGCGACCGCGCGCGACGGCGTTGTCCATCAGGTCGTACTCCTGGATCGCGTCGATCGTGAGCGCACCCTGCATCGAGGCGATGATGTCGCCGGCACCCCACGTCGAGGAGATCCGTCCCTTCTCCTCGGGGAAGACGTCCGAGCGCGAGATCGTCGCGCCGACGCGCAGTCCCTTCGCGGCCGTGATGACGTCGGGCTCGATTGGGTAGTGATCGGCACCCCACCACTCGCCCGTCCGGCCCATCCCGGCCTGGATCTCGTCGGCGATCAGCGTGATGTCGTACTGCTCGCAGACGTCGGCGATCTCCTCCATGAAGGCGTCGCTCGGGAATCGATAGCCGCCCTCGCCCTGGATCGGCTCCATGACGAGGTAGGCGACTTCCTCGGGCGCGACCGACCCCTCGTCGCTCAGCATTCGGCGGAGCTGCGAGCCCTCGCCGGTGAAAAAGCCACACGAACAGTCTCCATCACTACAGGTTCGATCACTGCAGAACGGCACATCGTGGATCCCCGCGATCTCGGGGTAGTCACGGCGATAGACCGACTTCGAGCGGTTGAGCGAGAGCGCGCCGAGTGTCCGACCGTGGAACGCTCCCTGGAAGGTGATACCGTAGGAGCCACCGCCGTCGTAGCAGATCTTGATGGCGTTCTCGATCGCTTCGGCTCCCGAGTTCGAGAGGAACACCTTGTCCATGTCGTACGCGCTCGTCAGATCCGTGAGCCGCTCCATCAGCCCCGCCGGACCGGGGAAATCGGGATCGTCGGGCGAGCCAGCCCCCACATAGAAATCGTGGCCAGCGGTCTTCAGCGGGTCGACGAGATCGAACTCGGCCATCGGCTCGGTGATCTTCGGGTTGTTGTAGCCGAGCGGGGCGGCCCCGACGTGGCAGGTGAAATCCAGGAAGACGTTACCGTCGGCGTCGGTACAGAACGGTCCCTCGGCGGGTGCGGTCGGATCCCAGACGAACTCGTAGACGTAGGTGCTCGGAGCAGCGACGTCCTGCTGGCGCTCGACCCACTCACGGGCACGCGGGCCCGGTAGCTCACTGACACGGGGTGCTGTGGTATCCCGGTCCATGCTCAACACCGTCGGCCTGGCTTCTTAACTAATTCGTTTCGGTTGGTGCAATATTCATCAGACGTCGACGTATTGGTCTTCCCACTCGCGACGGGCGTCGATCTCGCGCTGGCCACGACGGGTGATCTTGTAGTAATTCGTCCGTCTGTCGATCTGACCTTTCTCGACGAGCCCCTTGTCGACGAGCGTGTCGAGGTTCGGATACAGCCGTCCGTGATGTATTTCGGTCTCGTAGTACTCTTCGAGTTCGTCTTTGATCGCCAGCCCGTGGGGCTCTTCCTTGCCGGCAATGGCGTACAGCAGGTCGCGCTGGAATCCTGTCAGATCGTGCATCGTACTCCGTTACTGGTAAGTGGATGATTCGTATAAGTATATCGAAACTGTCTGCTCGCCGAAACGGTTGCGCCGGAAAAATGCAAGCGGGTTTCGCATCGCTGTCGCTCGTCAATCGAACCTGTCTCTCGACGATCGACCGCCACGGCGAGCCGGAGGCTGGCTATCGGTCGTGTATCAAGGAAAGCGCCCGCGCGGGAGAAAAGCCCGCGTCGGGCGCTCGCCGCCCTGAATTGGTCCCCGCTGACGCTTCGGCCCTCCAAGCGAAGCGTCACTCGTATCCTGTGGACTGTGACACTTAACCTTATCGGCCGACCGTCACATGTGCTCCTCTTCGAGCGCCCAGCCGAGCGCGCGCCGGTAGTAGGTAAACATCTGCCTGACGCCCTCGTGGTTCATCTCCTCGTCGTCCAGTTCGTCCATGAGGAACTCGTACTGCTCACGGATTTCCTCCTCGTCACGCATATCGGCTCGACGGGATCAACCCCCATGAACCTTCACCCGTCAGGCACGCTCGCGACCGGCGATTCCGTGCCAGATCGCGTTGACCAGTCGCGTCTCGCCGCTACCTTCCGCATCGTCCCATCCGCGGGCGAGCGCGTCCGCCAGCGTATCGAGATCGTGGTTCTCGAAGTTGTTCGCGTCCCGAAAATCGGCGAGCGCCGCGCGTTCGTCCTCGCCGAACTCGCCCGATGCTCCCTCGGCGAATCCTGCTTTGACGAGTGCTTCCGTGACTGCCTCGGCAGTCTCCCCGTCCAGTTCTCGAAATGTGTCAGGCGGTTCGCGTTCGAGAAGCGTCACGTCGTAGACGCGGAAGACCCGTTCGAGCTCGTCGATCGGGCTCTCGTGATCGTCGACGCGGACGTCGATCCAGCGATCGTTGCCCGCGTCGTAACCACCGTCGGGTTTCACGACGTAGAGCGCCGCCGACTGCTCGCCACGGGCGTCCCCACCGGCCTCGTTGCCCGCCTGCAGCGCGGCGATGAGCCGCTCGGGCAGGCCGCCCACGGTCGATTCGTACGTGTCGGCCATCGCCTCGATCGTCGCGCGGTTTTCGAGGATGTTACCCTGAACAGTGTAGTTCTCGCCCTGGATGTCGCCGGCGAACTCGAAACAGTCCGCACCGGTGAACGCCGCAACCGAGCCGTCCC belongs to Halococcus qingdaonensis and includes:
- a CDS encoding DUF1028 domain-containing protein, whose amino-acid sequence is MPPRPSTFSIVARDPEQDAIGVAVQSKFVSVGSVVPFASANAGAIATQSFANVAYGPDGLDLLREGRSASEVVEALTDADDQAPERQVGVVGRDGSVAAFTGADCFEFAGDIQGENYTVQGNILENRATIEAMADTYESTVGGLPERLIAALQAGNEAGGDARGEQSAALYVVKPDGGYDAGNDRWIDVRVDDHESPIDELERVFRVYDVTLLEREPPDTFRELDGETAEAVTEALVKAGFAEGASGEFGEDERAALADFRDANNFENHDLDTLADALARGWDDAEGSGETRLVNAIWHGIAGRERA
- a CDS encoding PadR family transcriptional regulator — its product is MHDLTGFQRDLLYAIAGKEEPHGLAIKDELEEYYETEIHHGRLYPNLDTLVDKGLVEKGQIDRRTNYYKITRRGQREIDARREWEDQYVDV
- a CDS encoding aminotransferase class III-fold pyridoxal phosphate-dependent enzyme; the encoded protein is MDRDTTAPRVSELPGPRAREWVERQQDVAAPSTYVYEFVWDPTAPAEGPFCTDADGNVFLDFTCHVGAAPLGYNNPKITEPMAEFDLVDPLKTAGHDFYVGAGSPDDPDFPGPAGLMERLTDLTSAYDMDKVFLSNSGAEAIENAIKICYDGGGSYGITFQGAFHGRTLGALSLNRSKSVYRRDYPEIAGIHDVPFCSDRTCSDGDCSCGFFTGEGSQLRRMLSDEGSVAPEEVAYLVMEPIQGEGGYRFPSDAFMEEIADVCEQYDITLIADEIQAGMGRTGEWWGADHYPIEPDVITAAKGLRVGATISRSDVFPEEKGRISSTWGAGDIIASMQGALTIDAIQEYDLMDNAVARGRQFKQHLRDAAPESVVDVRGKGLMLAIEFDTADTRDAVLENAFQSGLLTLACGNKTLRILPPLDVTEREIDLGARMLLDAME